DNA sequence from the Cucumis melo cultivar AY chromosome 6, USDA_Cmelo_AY_1.0, whole genome shotgun sequence genome:
AAGAATGATtaagatgaaagatatataaaaaacGAGATGAATAACTCAGAAACGAAGATTGTGAAAAAattgagaagaaaaagaacatcagatttgaaagatccttataaaatattaagggcaaaaaagaaattctgaaaaaataatttgcctTAATGGACTTGTTAtatgggccgtaaatagtttacagttttgttacatttatgtaagtttcccttattattgttgttgttgttattattattattatatttttatggTGGTGGCAACTGTGCTACcacctttgttttttttttaatttatttatttattttcttcttctttccttttccccttatttccttattttgtttattattatatcatttttttcccttttttttattttaacttatCTTCGTTACTATcataacaattattattatatgaccTTAAATACCTATATGTATACATTGATATCTTACATTGAATTTATTTTGATAACATTATGATATTATTTTGCATTACTTAATTAAATTgatatctttttctttacattatTATTCTTCCTGACTTTTTATTCTTAAAAACTTCGACGACGAAATTTCAAATATTTGGGAGTCtgttatttctaaatttttgaAGTGAGGGGATTGCTTCTTTGGGAGTCAGAGATCGATccccaatattttaaaaataaaatcttatgttATTTTCCTAATTTGTTGTGTGACatatttgatttggtttatGGTGTATTATTCCTATTTGACCTTCGTTGAAAATTTCTtgaagtttttaaaatattttgaccTTAATCACAAGcaattttgaaatctttcttAAACTTTCCTTTTTAAACCATTAAATtctttttgctttaaaattatctatttttttaatgtttttttaactcaaaatttaatctatatttCATAAAGTTTTCTAATCAACTTTTTTTAATAACCCACATTGATATAGCTAAAAAAATCTTACAacggaatctagaaatttctgagagtccgttatttctaaattcttaAGTTGAGAGATCAATATCACTAGGAGTCCAAGATTTTGAtccaaaaaaaaatgaatttaatctatgttttaaaaaaaatgtttatttaaagACTAGCATATGATATAATTTGAGacattgtaataatttctcattttcttaaggtgaggaattGTTTCTCAATATAGTCTAGTTAGTGGAATATATTctacttattttatgggataattgcttcaaatattggaataatgagcaatgaaataagacatataataaaaaaaatctttgtttttctaaatgaattttattcaagacattaaatttggctacTGTTTTCCAAATGATGGAAAGCATACGAATTCAGCGGAAACAGGATCGGAtaattactctaattgcaattaattaacaaaataactctaaactaaaaaaagaaattaaaattagagtTTTTAGGAAAAACCTACGTTCGAAGCTCcgattgatgcttgaaccaccactagggttgacctactatcctctgGACTCataaccgagttgtgggacccgttggatgaaggaaaatgagagagagaaagaaagatggaaaaatatgaaaatgggttaagtttgatttttttttttgggaaaaaccagtccaattttgttttttagaaaataagcCAACATTTTTCCTTGAGGCCTTAGAAGCCCAATTTATAAAGGCTTTTCATGCAAGGTTGCATGCGTATGCAAACACATAAGCCAAtaacacataacccactaactATTAATGGGCGTAATGTCTTTATAGTTTGCTAACACCTAacccactatagttagtgggtttatccaacaaaatgttggattttttcactaactttagtcaaatggtaaaattgtcatttggtcaaagtcaaactttgacttttcaaaccaaaaagtcaacattttgactttttacaattttatccgtcttgactaattttgatcttccgagcatgaatccgcatttattttctcaagattcaaatgacatttgaatatattgccggtcaaagtttgacttttcaaagtcaaaagtcaaaagtcaacattttgactttttacaactttgactattttcatctttttcgagcttccgggtatgaatccacatttatatctttaatatttaaatcccatTTGAGCATAAATctctattagtaatctaaaacctacggctatatcacatatacttgtcggtttctctctcctctcctaGTTCAAACAATTcaactcattccatcatactgttctaagtttattccatatgagctagcaggggaacctaatggacctatagatcatgggctccaacgattcgagattaacaagctaaactcttttataccgagctaataaacatttgttaactaacgaatcattccactaaagtcccgtagttgtactcccctccctatagatatatttgtgtccatttgatataaccatgatcagtaagttaatccttcacaagttgttcataacctcggctaagtcaaaataccgttttgaggctacatcttgttccttaagtcccaccgatccactattgaacaattggtttaaggtccaacttgTAAACCGAATCCTTAtcggaccaatgagagggtggggcccatttgttcaagacttggatttagtctttaagggaacaacctacctactaaccctaaagcgggtaagagtgaattccgtcttgcacctatgttcccaactatccaTCCATCTTActcctgaaatgggaggcttattgagccaatgctaatgagttgccctcacctatgcagatctaaagataatctcgtgtgaacaggagctcatagttagctcaggattaagattaagttacctaggtcatcagtaatcgagatagtcagttttaaacagtaaacgacgttataacataaaagtgactatctcatggttctgtcttatgtaaacctttttaCATAGGATTcctccactttcatgtctctacatgaacaattcaggattacatcatttgtgttaactacaaagcaggtcgcatccatagtatctctgaataaggcgctcaacctttatttatatattatagactatttaggctatttactcgaacttaatccatatttatgtctctacataaagttcaagtttactcaaaatagtcttgggattttagtttattggatttaagattatagtattcaatttcttaataatgactttattgaatagaatatgattacaaactacgagttttaggacataaattccaacaccaAACGGATGttatggggtgctaacaccttttCCGTACACAAAGTTGGATGGAATAAGAGTTTTATGGGGTTAGTCACAAATTGAAAGGCATAAGATTCTTTGGGAGTCAAATCTCAAAAGTTACATTTAGCTagattttacaaaaataaaataattgaaaacgtgattttgttttaaattaatgTATAACTAATTAAGTTTACCAAACACTTAAAAGATTCTCCAATAATCTCGAAATCAATCTCAATTGCATAATAAGGTCAACTCAACAAGTAAAAGGATTAACAATCTCATGTGTGGTTAAAAGCAACTAATTGGTTGAATCAAATTATAATCCTCCAACTATAATCCTAATCATAGTTAGGTGTAAAGCATACGAAAGCCTTACACAGAGTTGGAGAAATAAAACAACAAATCttcattagaaaaaaaaaagaaaaaaaaagtagaaggGAAGTTTATGTTGTCCAAATAGTCCATAATAATGGAAGCTAAGAGAGCAAGGAAAATGGAAACTTTGAGAGGTTTAAGGAAGCTTTTATTGGCATCAGATGCCAATATTTCATCAAATCTGAAAAGAATACATATGTCAAATTATGATTGAAATATATGCTCTAATGGGTTTAATGTTTACTACAAAAGCTAGTACCtgtaaaattaattaaagttgTTCAAACATAAAGCAGTAGAATGAATACACAGTGTGTTTGGGtttactattattgttattataattattgAATAAAAATGTTTATAATGTGAAATCTTAAAATTGAATGGTCACAAGAGAGAAAGATAATGTCAGGAACAGACATAAGATGCTTTGCCTGCTTCTTTATATTTTCATTAAAGCTATTTGCTTTGCTATTACTGATTGATTCTTAGTTGTATTTTAGTATTGATTTGAACACCAATAAATCCTGTCCccttccttttctctttctaGTCTAAATCTCCCTTTCACACTTTTTTATTACATTTCATCCCTCtacgtttttttctttttagtctGCTCTAACTATCAcaatctaaaataataacaacataATGTATCTCAATTATTATTGAATTAAATTCTACCTTAAATTTAGTTCTCGAAAAGTCTAAATTAAGAAAGCTAAAATTAAGggtttttaaaatatcatttttcatCTTTGTATATTGagatttgtttaattttaatctCTAAATTTTGGTATCTTTAATTTTAGCTTCCTTACTTTcaacaaattttgaatttaatctTTTATGCTATTTATTGTaattcttctttaaaaaaaaaaatagtatttttatTATAGCCTTTGGAAACATATTCActtatttaattgaaaaaaacatattatattttttaggtttttttttttaatataacaagtcgaaaaaatatttacactttatagaacatttctgaaaacggaaaaaaaatgcaaacctacaatgaaaaatacaaaaaatactcTAGTCGACACGCAATTAAACAGTCAGATGCACACatgtaattctttttctaaacgatcatgatacacaATCATGTATTATTTCTTACATGATTGTGCGATCATGTAGGAAATAATACACGGTTGTGTAATTATTTTTAATGTTGGAAAAAATGTTTCGtgtaatttttcttctaaacgatatCATAATACATGATTGTATAGGAAGTGATACGTGATCGTATAGGAAATTATACatgattgtgtagttctttttaatgatAAGAAAAATGctttaaatctaaacaatcgtgttaacTAGGTAAACGATTAGtgaacatgattgtttagattatatcaaagtgatatttaaacgatcttgatattcgggaagaagaattataagaaagaaagagaagataaagaaagaaagaaaatgaaaatgaataaattagaaaaaatgaaaatctacCAGAGGAACCAAAGAAATCTggaaaagaaagataaataaatcacaaaaaaaaaaaaaaaaaaaagagaagtgacgaatcGTCTGCAATATCAAGgacaaatctgaaatttattaaaaaaatttacaaacttCATAagctttgttacacgagccaTAAATATTatggtattttgttatatttatgaaaatttacctattatttaattaatttcgatAAGAACTAACTTTGAGGACTAAATTTTAAGATGGACAAATTTCAATCTTTAGggtttgtatcaatttaaacctcaATCTTTAGAATTTGTATCAACCTAAAacaaaaactaataatatagtATCAATTATAACCCTAAAAATAGTTATACTTCAATTGAAAGCCTCAATTATATTTATAGATAAATATTTAGTTATTATACTTGAAATAAATGTAGAAAGTAAAATGTTTGAagattgaaattaaattaaataaataaaaaaagtaaagaacaattaggttaaattaatttcaaagtATTTCCTAAAGTGGAAGGAAAGACCATCAAAAGAGAGATGAGAAGACCAACTAATTATCTCGGTGTCTtatattgtctttccattcttctctttgcttaaaataaatttttatctttaaaaattGTTAATGCTGTCATGACCATCACCCAATTTTCTTTTCTGTCttcttcctttttatttctctctcttctcttcataagtaattattaatattaatattgcaaCCAACTTTGGGCATTGATGGGAATAGTAAAAGATGGTACCTTTCTCAATCAAATTCTAAACCCATTTTCTTGGAAGTTTCTGTTTGTCATATTGTGGCAAAATGGGAACTTCACTTATTTTTCTTTCCACTATTAATTCACTCCCTccactttctctctctctctttcttcaaTTTGGAGAAAGAAATGAGAAAAACAAAACTCCCTTGAAACCTCAAAATtcatttgcttttttttttttttttttaaatcaaaaaggGATTAGGGAAATGAAAATTTTgggtataattaattaaaaatgctTTGGGATTTCATATTCCTCCCAAAGCTTTCCATCAAAATTTCCTTCATTTAGTTGTGTTCTACTACTACATACATACCCCAAGCAGTGTCCTCCTGTCTCTTTTATATCATCCAACCATTCTCTATCCCCTTTCActcttttttctatttctttttttaattcaaaaggCGAAAAAGACCCATTTCAAGACTTGGGCATGTTCAATTGGAGTGAAGGAGGCAGAAATCCAACAAGTCTTGTTTATGGATTGGGTTTGGGGAAAGTTTTCTGGAGAACCCAATTTTCCGGAAAACAAGCAGAACCCACCCTCCAGTTTCTCTGACTCGATTGGCTCCAACAAGGGTTCCAGTCAAGAAAGTTCTTCCTCTCATGGATCCTCTAAAAGGACTCGATTACTCCATGGGAACCAAAACCAGACGTGTTTGGTGGATGGATGTGACACTGACCTCACCAATTGCAAGGATTATCATCGACGCCATAGGGTATGCGATTCTCACTCCAAAACCCCTGTTGTGATGGTGAGAGGAGAGGAGAAACGATTCTGTCAACAGTGTAGCaggtaaaaacaaccaaaaatTATTGATGGGTTTTGTTTGGATTTTGCCCCAAAATGTATGGTTTGTTGATTGTTCTTGAGTAAAAGTATTGTAGATTCCATTCGCTTGGTGAGTTTGATGAGGTGAAGAGGAGCTGTAGGAAGCGGCTTGATGGGCATAATCGACGTAGGAGGAAGCCTCAGCCTGAATCACTGTTTATGAGTTCAAGGGATTTTCTGTCAAATTGTAAAGGTTAGTAAGTGATTTTTGTTTCGAAATATACCATAGAAAAATGTATTGATTGATGGATGTGGTTGTTTGGAGGGAGGGAAactgaaaaggaaaagaaaaatgattcaTGATTGATGTTGTGATTTATGAAATTGGGTTATCCTCCTCAAATCCATAGGTCCAATTGTGCTGCAGTTCAGTGATCAACAGATTCATCATGTGTCCGATGAAATTGGTAGGAGTTTATGGCCTGTTAGGACTGAAGGTGAAAAGAAATCTTCAGTGGTTCCATCAAATTCCTCTGCTTACTTCAGTTATGGAAGAGGAGACAACAAAGAGTTGCCATTTTTCCTGCATAAAAATGGCAAAAGACAAAGCAAGCAAATGGTTTCTTCTCAGCTGTCTTTTAATCAGCAACTTCCTGATGTAATCTCTCAGGGTAGCGAGGTGGACAACCAGAAACCAGTGACCACCGATACTTCGCCCGAGGATTCGGGTTGTGCTCTCTATCTTCTGTCATCACGCACGGTGCAAGCTCACTCAGATGCTGGCTTGAGCTCTTTGGTTCAGTCCCATCTGAGTGTTCCAGTCCAAACACATGAGACTGAGCTGCATTTCAGTAGTCTAAGTGACTTCTCTGGCTCCTTTGATTCCAAGGACAAGCCTGTTTCTTCTCAGTTGGGTCTTGAAATGGAAGAAGAATCTGATGGCTTGTTCCAAAATGAGGCTCCACATAAGTTTCCCATTTCTTGGGAGTAGTTTGCTTCAACGAACTTGTCTGTTTTATTTTTATGGCTTTAGTCCAAGACTTTTGAATTTGAACTTTTGTGTTCTGTGATTGTAGACAGCAAATGTATTTTGCTGGTTTGTTTTCTCAGTTTCCGTGACTGCTTTGACATTATCATTTACACTGGGATTCACCTCCGCATTGTGAGCACGTTACAATATCTTTCGTGCCATTTTGTAACACCTACGGCGAGGGATCCTAGTGATGAATTATTGTTCTGTTCGTCTTCTAGACTTGTTTTTCGAATCATGTTTTCTTTGCAATTTTCTGTGTTCTTACATATCCTAGATCATTTTGAGTCTTGATGCTGGACTTGTATACTTTGAGATGAATGTTATCTTTAATCCAAGTCTATGGGATTTCATTAAATGGTTTTACTTGGTAGTATGTTGGCTCAGAACATCACATTTTAAATATtgagattttcaaaatatttcgTCATTATAGTGACTTAGTTAATCAAGTGTTGCATAAAGAACTGCCGATTAGTTATCCCCTTCTTCCTCTTATGAGAAGTTAGCTCAGAGCTTAAACAACATTGGTAAGCAGCACATACTAAAAGTAGAACCAACATTCCCCTTTTGTAGAAGTATTTAAAAATTAGTATTTGAATCCTACTTGACCTTAAAGATATATATTTCTGTTTTGTTCACTGTATAGGACAAATGAAACTTAAATTTCAGTACCTTCAGAAGATGGTTGTTTTGGTCATTTTATTTCATTgatagttttcatttcaatttatTCCTTGAAATACTCGTAAGATGAATTGAGAACTTGGTCCCTTGTTTTTTGGCCCTAATAGTACTACTACTACCCTTTGTTGTCCCTCAGTAGAGCAAGTCCGAATAGCAACCTGATGGGCAATCAATTGATCGACAGGAATGATCGCGGTGAATGGTTGATAGTCATACCCTTGTCCTGGAGGCTGCTTGCTATCATAACCTTTTCTTCTACTgtatgtgaaaaaaaaaagtgaccAACCTTTTATGTTGAGATAGATGTTAGTCCAAAGAAAGCTGTTGTACCTTTTTAAGTTTATAGTTCCTTACTAGCCTAGTGAAATGGATATTTAGATTATTTTGTCTTTCATTTACCTATAAAGTAGGCTCTTTTTAAATTGTATGAGACacaaatttattttcaattaaaatctAAAGTGAAatcttcaatttattttactttttcgaCAGTGAccatccaatattttaaaaaactaacaATACTGACCAATTGATATAGTTTCtctaaatttttctattttgataCTGTACAAATCTAATCCATAGAATAAATACCAATTATATAACTGtcttattttaaaataagttttaagtatttcaaatctaaatctaaattaatatttaatatcatttcattcaataaaaaaaattcaaaacaataTAAACCGACTCGttttccaaaaaagaaaaaaaaattaaaactactAGTAATGTAATTGATAGAAATACAAAATTAACTTATCAAATTAAAGACAATAAAATGTTGCATAAATTAAATTgatatataaattatttaaaaattattgaaataataCATCATCTCAAGACATTCCTATTTTAAAAACTACATAAGCCAAGTGAGACACATAAATACTCTAGGATATCCTCATaaatttcttttagaaaacaaatatagctatttaaaaatgtcaaaacaTCTATAAATTCAACCCAATTATTAAATATTGTGTTAGGTTTACGAACAATAATAGAAACAATCACTTCAACAAAATAGAGGATAAAACTTGAAAATACTGAAAGCTTGAAATGCAAGAGAAGCATATGCCAAATTGGGGGAGTCATTATTTGAGAGATGACAACAAGAGGAATTTGGTGGGGCCATTTGGTAGGTTTGAAGTATTTATCCAAAAAAAATCTCTTAATGGGGAAAAGGAGAGAGTGAGCTGAGATAAGAGTAGGGAAAATGAAATGGGTCCCTACTCCAATCTCCtacaataaataacaaaaacaaacaaatatttCTATTAAATCCAATCGTGGCACTAAAATAAACCACATACGGAAACACTCCCCTAGCCAATAAATAAATAGCCACTCAACATTCCCATCAGTCCCTGTTCCACTCAACATTCCCATCAGTCCCCTGTTCTATAGATAGAGACTAAATTTATAGCAGGATCAAAGAGaatcatttataaaatttcaaatatcaaAAATCATATCTACTTTTTACTTTTATACTATGAAATGAAACACCACTAATCTTTGTAACAAACGGGATTGGATTGTATTAGATGGCTGAGGCTGGTCTCTAGTTTTGACATAATGATACTAAATATGGAATTGAACAGGGGAAGTTGCATAATTTCTAAAACACTAATTTTGACAGGAAACAATTTCCTTGTCTATCTCCAACAAGGCAGacataattataataaataaaaaatgtagtCAAAATAATGCTATAAAGTCAGACAGCAATTATCCCTGCACTGGGGGCAGTGCCAGCACCTCTGATTATTAGGTCATTCCATTGAATAAATTAGGTTCAATAACTTTAGGTCATTCCATTGAATAAATTAGGTTCAATAACTTTAGGTCATTCTACTGAATAAATTAGGTTCAATAACTTACCACAATCAGGCGTGTAAATGAGAACAGATCACCCTCCTTTCACAGCAGATTTTGGGCTGTCTTACAAGTCAAGAATGACAGAAGGACAAGATATATTAGTATGTACCAGCCAAGCCGTTTAACTCAATCATATAAAACAATACTCTTTCATTAAAAATATAAGGATTTAAAGATATCTTGTTTAACAAACTAGGGTTTCTATGTAACCAAAAGTCGTCTTTATTTTTCATCTTGGTCAAAGGGATCAGATACTAAACTGGGATGGAAAGGAACAGTGAAAACTAAGAGATTTTTTTGTGTTGTGAAATGGACAACAAAATTTGGGTGAGGGGGGAGATATTGACTTAAGTTTACATTGCTAAATGACCAATATGGACATTAGTGCTTGTCATCCTTGGGAATATCTTTCTGAGAAGTCTTGGACTCCAGCTCCTTGGTTGTTTTCTCCACAGCCCTGAAAGAACATCACAATCGTATGCACATTACAAAAAGTATGGCCTACAAAAGGTACATCCAGCCTGTTGCATTCACATGCCAAAATCGATTTATTTTAACATTCTTCTGGCCAAACATAACTACACAGCATTAAAATTGCTAATAATAATATGTTGCTAGATCTAATaccataaaattaattaattaattaattaattaattaaaaacaaggAAACAAATATGAGATGCTAGAGGCACGAGTAGTATGCAAATAGGAGACCGATTTCCCAGTCCGTTTTCTAGAGAAAGAAGGCAGAGGAAgaacttttaacttttaagtgAACGTTAGTTGCAAGTACGGTAGGGACTATCAGGACATTTTATAATGATACAGACAATAGAAAGGACATCTGAGAGGACCGAAGGCGGCTAACTAATTAGAAGGAAGCAAGTAAAGTGAGCACTACGAGGAGGAGGATTCCAAGACTCTTGAAAGTCTAGGTAGCCtgtaattttcataaaaaagcAATAAACTGATACATTAAAAAATACTTTTCCGGTTAGGCTTTGGTTTTGGAGTTTCATTATTACTTTATTCTCACGTCCTTTACTTTGTACGGTCCTATGAGACAAAATATATTGGGGTCTAGCAATGAATTGGAAGACGAACCCCGACATAACAAATTAGTTTACACCAAAAGCATATTCCATTAATCAATTTGTCATCCCCTTGTACACGTGATCAAGATTCAAGAA
Encoded proteins:
- the LOC103491800 gene encoding squamosa promoter-binding-like protein 13A, which translates into the protein MDWVWGKFSGEPNFPENKQNPPSSFSDSIGSNKGSSQESSSSHGSSKRTRLLHGNQNQTCLVDGCDTDLTNCKDYHRRHRVCDSHSKTPVVMVRGEEKRFCQQCSRFHSLGEFDEVKRSCRKRLDGHNRRRRKPQPESLFMSSRDFLSNCKGPIVLQFSDQQIHHVSDEIGRSLWPVRTEGEKKSSVVPSNSSAYFSYGRGDNKELPFFLHKNGKRQSKQMVSSQLSFNQQLPDVISQGSEVDNQKPVTTDTSPEDSGCALYLLSSRTVQAHSDAGLSSLVQSHLSVPVQTHETELHFSSLSDFSGSFDSKDKPVSSQLGLEMEEESDGLFQNEAPHKFPISWE